A genomic window from Treponema maltophilum ATCC 51939 includes:
- the rodA gene encoding rod shape-determining protein RodA, with the protein MKFRVFEMFDYILLICVFLLILMGILFVYSSGVNSEQISISNEYIKQIIFAGTGLPIMIFFAVFDYRRLERFVMPAFLVFLVILAYTMLFGRFVNGARSWIGIGSFGIQPSEFGKIVYIMFFARYLERSENTPPFKRLLLSFVIVAAPALLILMQPDMGTASVYFPVFIGMLFAAGIPAAYLGFIILTGVLAIVFTVIPVWQTSILQKSIAFLNIFTDSHLRIIVIITLSVVSLIGIIGYLFYKNKYYYVITWLSGSFLTAFVGSIMSSKVLKDYQIKRLIVFLNPYTDPLGSGWNIIQSRIAIGSGGIAGQGFLKGTQSHYRFLPQQSTDFIFSILSEEAGFIGSLFVFVLFLIILLRTVFIIRNTKNGFGYYIAVGILVMFFFHFVVNVGMVMGIMPITGIPLLFLSYGGSSLWTSMWAIGLLMSINYRRLDF; encoded by the coding sequence ATGAAATTCCGTGTTTTCGAAATGTTCGACTATATTTTGCTCATATGCGTATTTTTGCTCATACTGATGGGAATACTGTTCGTGTATTCTTCAGGTGTCAACTCCGAACAGATTTCGATATCAAACGAATATATCAAGCAGATAATATTCGCCGGTACGGGCTTACCCATTATGATATTTTTTGCCGTTTTTGATTACCGCCGTCTTGAGCGCTTCGTAATGCCGGCATTTTTAGTCTTTCTCGTTATTTTAGCATATACCATGCTTTTCGGCAGATTCGTCAACGGCGCGCGCAGCTGGATCGGCATAGGCAGCTTCGGCATTCAACCTTCCGAATTCGGAAAAATCGTTTACATTATGTTTTTCGCCCGCTATCTTGAACGTTCCGAAAACACGCCGCCTTTTAAACGCCTTTTACTGAGTTTTGTAATCGTGGCGGCTCCCGCCTTGCTTATTCTTATGCAGCCCGATATGGGAACAGCAAGCGTGTATTTTCCCGTATTTATCGGCATGCTGTTTGCCGCAGGAATTCCGGCAGCATATTTGGGTTTCATTATACTGACCGGTGTATTGGCCATCGTATTTACGGTTATACCGGTGTGGCAGACATCGATTTTGCAAAAATCGATTGCCTTTTTAAACATATTTACCGACAGTCACCTGCGCATTATCGTTATTATAACGCTTTCGGTTGTCAGCCTTATCGGAATCATCGGTTATTTGTTTTATAAAAACAAATATTATTATGTTATTACATGGCTTTCGGGAAGCTTTTTAACAGCCTTTGTCGGTTCCATTATGAGTAGCAAGGTTCTCAAAGATTATCAGATAAAGCGCTTGATTGTCTTTCTAAACCCGTACACGGATCCGCTCGGTTCCGGCTGGAACATCATTCAGTCCAGAATCGCAATAGGTTCCGGCGGCATTGCCGGGCAGGGATTTTTAAAAGGAACGCAAAGCCATTACCGATTTTTGCCGCAGCAAAGCACGGATTTTATTTTCAGTATTTTATCCGAAGAAGCCGGTTTCATCGGAAGTTTATTCGTATTCGTGCTTTTTTTGATTATCCTTTTGCGCACCGTATTTATCATCAGAAATACTAAAAACGGCTTCGGCTATTATATCGCCGTCGGTATACTGGTTATGTTTTTTTTCCATTTTGTCGTCAACGTCGGCATGGTTATGGGCATTATGCCGATAACCGGAATCCCGCTGCTGTTTTTATCATACGGCGGCTCATCGCTGTGGACATCAATGTGGGCGATCGGTCTGCTCATGAGCATAAATTACCGCCGTCTGGATTTTTAA
- the mreC gene encoding rod shape-determining protein MreC — MSARKLTYTFKFSLVLLAVLFIVSALILGLSTGNFIVDFKQTGFSVVSTAQKGLNSAVNGIKDTVSAINELSNLKKEYEELTEKLKNYEYMQRTNAEIRKENERLNTLLNFSQQYEYGNLPARIIGRDADNLYTAITIGKGSKHGVKKNMPVIAVQQGRVGLVGKIVTVGTYTSMIMPIYDLQCSVSARIQHTRDLGLINGGGSPDAPLEMNYIKKRVLDQLQFGDIIVTSGENGNYLREIPIGTIHSVSVVDYDTSLLISVTPIVDFSRLEEVIIVNTAEKKGEGEEQ; from the coding sequence ATGAGCGCCCGCAAACTTACGTATACGTTTAAATTTTCCCTTGTCTTGCTTGCGGTTTTATTCATCGTATCCGCTTTAATACTGGGACTGTCTACCGGCAATTTTATCGTCGATTTTAAGCAAACGGGATTTTCCGTCGTTTCAACGGCTCAAAAAGGATTGAATTCGGCCGTCAACGGCATAAAAGATACCGTCAGCGCCATAAACGAACTTTCCAATTTAAAAAAAGAATACGAAGAACTGACCGAAAAACTTAAAAACTACGAATACATGCAGCGTACGAACGCCGAAATCCGCAAAGAAAACGAACGTTTAAACACGCTGCTCAATTTTTCGCAGCAATACGAATACGGCAATCTTCCCGCGCGCATCATCGGCCGGGATGCCGACAATCTGTATACGGCCATTACCATCGGCAAAGGAAGCAAACACGGCGTTAAAAAAAACATGCCGGTTATTGCCGTACAGCAGGGGCGCGTCGGTCTTGTCGGAAAAATCGTTACCGTCGGAACATATACGAGCATGATTATGCCGATATACGACCTGCAGTGCAGCGTATCGGCGCGCATTCAGCACACGCGCGATCTGGGTTTGATAAACGGCGGGGGATCGCCGGACGCTCCGCTCGAAATGAATTACATCAAAAAGCGGGTTTTGGACCAACTGCAATTCGGCGACATTATCGTTACCTCGGGTGAAAACGGTAATTATCTTCGCGAAATTCCCATCGGAACCATACATTCGGTTTCCGTCGTCGATTACGATACATCGCTGCTTATTTCGGTTACTCCGATTGTGGATTTTTCCCGCTTGGAAGAAGTTATCATTGTGAATACGGCCGAAAAAAAAGGTGAAGGGGAGGAGCAATGA
- a CDS encoding rod shape-determining protein, which yields MSFLDRFTTYIGMDLGTCNTLIYVPGRNIVVNEPSVVAVERGTKRIVAVGAEAKRMLWKTPGDITAIRPLADGVIADMDSTEKMIRYFVSKTIPKHRLIKSIKMKIGIPTCITEVESRAVIEAAMKAGAKEVSIIEESRAAAIGAGIPIHEPAGHMVCDIGGGTTEVSVISLNGMVVSNAIRIGGDEFDEAIIKHVRSVHSLVIGQQTAERLKIEIGNASPDKNIEKMEIKGTDAITGLPRRLEIDSVEVREALKEPTNQIVEEIKLTLGKTPPELAADIVERGIVMTGGGSLLKGLPKLISKETGVPVILVDHPLECVAIGAGRSFEIFKDMSTDQSIYDSLNA from the coding sequence ATGAGCTTTTTAGACAGATTTACGACATATATCGGCATGGATTTGGGTACCTGCAACACATTGATTTACGTGCCCGGCAGGAATATCGTAGTAAACGAACCTTCCGTTGTTGCCGTTGAGCGCGGAACAAAGCGCATCGTTGCCGTCGGTGCCGAAGCCAAGCGCATGCTGTGGAAAACGCCCGGCGACATTACCGCGATACGCCCGCTTGCCGACGGCGTCATCGCCGATATGGACAGTACCGAAAAAATGATACGCTATTTTGTGTCCAAAACCATTCCCAAGCACCGTCTTATCAAATCGATTAAAATGAAAATTGGCATTCCCACTTGCATTACCGAAGTGGAAAGCCGCGCCGTTATAGAAGCCGCAATGAAAGCCGGCGCAAAAGAAGTGAGCATTATCGAAGAATCGCGCGCAGCGGCCATCGGAGCGGGCATTCCCATCCACGAACCTGCCGGACACATGGTGTGCGACATCGGCGGGGGAACTACCGAAGTGTCCGTTATTTCGCTGAACGGCATGGTCGTTTCGAACGCAATCAGAATCGGCGGCGACGAATTCGACGAAGCGATTATAAAACATGTGCGAAGCGTTCACAGTTTGGTTATCGGGCAGCAAACGGCCGAGCGTTTAAAGATAGAAATCGGCAATGCGTCGCCCGATAAAAACATCGAAAAAATGGAAATCAAGGGTACCGACGCGATTACCGGCTTGCCGCGCCGTTTGGAAATAGATTCGGTTGAAGTGCGCGAAGCTTTAAAAGAGCCGACCAATCAAATCGTCGAAGAAATAAAGCTTACGCTGGGAAAAACGCCGCCGGAACTTGCCGCGGATATCGTTGAACGCGGAATCGTTATGACCGGAGGCGGCTCGCTTTTAAAGGGCCTTCCCAAGCTTATTTCGAAAGAAACCGGCGTTCCCGTTATTTTAGTGGACCATCCGCTTGAATGCGTTGCGATAGGAGCGGGCCGTTCGTTCGAAATATTCAAAGACATGTCGACCGACCAAAGCATTTACGACAGCTTAAACGCGTAA
- a CDS encoding SH3 domain-containing protein, translated as MKKRALYIFLLFLFSAFLYPQVPVIDENDIASLIPKNFYTYKVYDIAIKDIPDKVRNNFFAGSIFVERDKNNRAHLIEPYNTQGYITRENIVGLLNDMSQSEYVLFDECQEVYSNMNVLLYRKIRYNNKIIGEISLSFLRLGSISWPQVYCIECAFLNGENHISFIKLFCYDLNSETESCFPEYFKKDEQTNIWEFISGKEEQFISQFEVRSGRLPAWLLKFLDYYDTLFISIQNLFDIQLPLDKTVFYATDNLNIRESSSLSGKKLYTAKKDSAMNIIEVGRKETIDGITAQWVRVRLQDGTEGWCFAGYVAARKP; from the coding sequence ATGAAAAAGAGAGCGCTGTATATATTTTTATTATTTTTATTTTCAGCATTTTTGTATCCGCAGGTGCCCGTTATTGATGAGAACGATATAGCCTCTCTTATCCCTAAAAACTTTTATACTTATAAAGTTTATGATATTGCGATAAAGGATATACCTGATAAAGTACGTAATAATTTTTTTGCGGGATCAATTTTTGTTGAACGTGATAAAAATAACAGAGCTCATCTTATCGAACCGTATAATACACAAGGATATATTACAAGAGAAAATATTGTAGGGTTGTTAAATGATATGTCACAAAGTGAATATGTTCTTTTTGATGAGTGCCAAGAAGTGTATTCTAACATGAATGTCCTGCTTTACAGAAAGATAAGATATAATAATAAGATTATCGGAGAAATATCACTAAGTTTTCTTCGCTTGGGAAGTATTTCGTGGCCGCAAGTGTATTGCATAGAATGCGCTTTTCTTAACGGGGAAAATCATATCTCATTTATAAAGCTGTTTTGTTATGATTTGAATTCGGAAACGGAGTCTTGTTTTCCGGAATATTTTAAGAAAGATGAGCAGACAAATATATGGGAATTTATTTCGGGAAAAGAAGAACAATTTATATCTCAATTTGAAGTCCGTTCCGGACGGCTTCCTGCTTGGCTGCTTAAGTTTTTAGATTATTATGATACGCTTTTTATCTCCATACAAAATCTATTTGATATACAGCTCCCGCTTGATAAGACAGTGTTTTATGCAACGGATAATCTGAATATACGGGAAAGTTCATCTTTAAGCGGGAAGAAACTGTATACGGCGAAGAAAGACAGTGCCATGAATATTATTGAAGTCGGCCGGAAAGAAACGATTGACGGCATAACGGCGCAGTGGGTGAGGGTACGCTTACAGGACGGCACGGAAGGCTGGTGCTTTGCAGGATATGTTGCGGCACGAAAACCGTAA
- the mreD gene encoding rod shape-determining protein MreD — MKRFFAFFALIAVVLLIQTAVLSNWYALPVVPDILLLAVLYIGFHNGSATGEVSGFCSGLLLDFLSASPLGLNAMVRTVMGFFGGLLYRNVETGGIAIPAVLGFTATIAKALIIRFISFFYPGSVLTYSLFSPVFWYECALNALCAPILFWVLSFFTILSKDFSTENMQ, encoded by the coding sequence ATGAAACGCTTTTTCGCTTTTTTTGCGCTGATTGCCGTCGTTTTGCTCATCCAAACGGCCGTGCTCTCCAATTGGTACGCACTGCCGGTCGTTCCCGATATTTTGCTGCTTGCGGTTTTGTACATCGGTTTTCATAACGGAAGCGCTACAGGCGAAGTTTCCGGATTTTGTTCCGGCCTTTTGCTGGATTTTTTGAGCGCCTCGCCTTTGGGACTTAACGCGATGGTGCGCACGGTTATGGGATTTTTCGGGGGGCTTTTGTACCGCAACGTCGAAACCGGCGGCATCGCGATTCCGGCCGTACTCGGTTTTACCGCCACAATCGCAAAAGCACTTATTATACGCTTTATTTCATTTTTTTACCCGGGGAGCGTTTTAACCTATTCGCTTTTTTCTCCGGTATTTTGGTACGAATGCGCCCTTAACGCTTTGTGCGCGCCGATTTTGTTTTGGGTTTTATCGTTTTTTACGATCCTGTCAAAAGACTTTTCTACGGAGAACATGCAATAA
- a CDS encoding HAD family hydrolase yields MIRALILDYGNVISKANTGDCAVEMEKLTGVSADIFRSVYDKYRFDFDRGVIGGAEMYRRLLDGAGFSKVAADTALMQKIARIDLESWRPVHDDVCKWALGVQKAGYKLGILSNMPYEFLDAYEKDIPPFTAADYACFSCRVKLIKPEPEIYKTCLKGLGVTPEETVFFDDVQQNIDAALKLGMNAFVWTNLEQGKKDWENCINRQNNKA; encoded by the coding sequence ATGATACGTGCATTGATTTTGGATTACGGAAACGTTATTTCTAAGGCGAATACGGGCGATTGTGCCGTGGAAATGGAAAAACTGACCGGCGTGAGCGCCGATATTTTTCGCAGCGTATATGATAAGTACCGCTTTGATTTCGACCGCGGCGTAATCGGCGGAGCCGAAATGTACCGCAGACTGCTGGACGGGGCAGGTTTTTCAAAAGTTGCCGCCGATACGGCGTTAATGCAAAAGATTGCCCGCATAGACTTGGAAAGCTGGCGGCCCGTACACGACGATGTGTGTAAATGGGCGCTCGGCGTTCAAAAAGCGGGGTATAAGCTCGGTATTTTATCCAATATGCCGTATGAGTTTTTGGATGCGTACGAAAAAGATATTCCGCCGTTTACCGCCGCCGATTACGCATGTTTTTCGTGCCGTGTAAAGCTCATAAAGCCCGAACCGGAAATCTATAAGACATGTTTAAAAGGTCTCGGCGTTACGCCTGAAGAAACGGTCTTTTTTGACGATGTGCAGCAAAATATCGATGCCGCGTTAAAGCTCGGTATGAACGCCTTTGTGTGGACGAATCTTGAGCAAGGCAAAAAAGATTGGGAAAACTGCATAAATAGGCAAAATAATAAAGCATAA
- a CDS encoding NADase-type glycan-binding domain-containing protein, translating into MVKKTNLTLIITVLLFCLGLPVGYAEDGTVIAEYRYGGLELRESYVILTAQKAFFGNLYTSRVLPSLTEINAYTIRTEHAIPFLVRGEENKQFIILWNDEVCYLFKNSRIVPYKGAEGPVYVGLEKSECLLYVLTPAKATTASSFLKEPATATRPRMDYAAENLERFGLDAPWVENAPGAGIGEKVRFSVADDDGEFAIGKTVGFYIFNGFISFERPDLYKKNSRVKKIKMTDVKTNKSRVIALQDTPNPQFIDINDFEGTEVELDIVEVYPGTQYEDTCIAGIVLKRLRK; encoded by the coding sequence ATGGTAAAAAAAACAAACCTGACTCTGATTATAACAGTGCTTTTATTTTGTCTCGGTTTGCCGGTCGGCTATGCGGAAGACGGCACTGTCATTGCGGAATATCGATATGGCGGCTTGGAGCTTAGAGAATCTTATGTTATTTTGACTGCACAAAAGGCTTTTTTCGGTAATTTATATACATCACGAGTGCTGCCTTCTTTAACGGAGATCAATGCGTACACAATACGGACGGAACATGCAATTCCGTTTCTTGTCAGGGGAGAAGAGAATAAACAATTTATTATTTTATGGAATGATGAAGTATGTTATTTATTCAAGAACAGCCGTATCGTGCCGTATAAGGGTGCTGAAGGCCCTGTATATGTAGGACTCGAAAAATCCGAATGTCTGTTGTATGTACTTACACCTGCAAAGGCTACAACTGCATCTTCTTTCCTGAAAGAGCCGGCTACGGCAACAAGGCCGCGTATGGATTATGCAGCGGAAAATCTGGAAAGATTCGGTTTGGATGCTCCGTGGGTCGAAAATGCGCCGGGAGCGGGAATCGGAGAAAAGGTTCGTTTTTCGGTTGCCGATGACGATGGAGAGTTCGCGATAGGCAAAACGGTCGGATTTTATATCTTTAACGGATTCATTTCATTTGAGAGGCCTGATTTATATAAAAAGAATTCGCGCGTCAAGAAAATCAAAATGACCGACGTAAAAACAAATAAAAGTCGGGTAATAGCATTACAGGATACACCGAACCCGCAGTTTATCGATATAAATGATTTTGAAGGAACTGAAGTTGAATTGGACATTGTCGAAGTGTATCCGGGTACGCAGTATGAAGATACCTGTATCGCCGGGATTGTATTAAAACGTCTGCGAAAGTAG
- the mrdA gene encoding penicillin-binding protein 2: protein MQVTNRSFDLKNRPGSAKKKNYVTLAFALVITATFAVYTLKLFSMQVIEGTQYRKQSRTISQQVRVIPAQRGEIFDRNATVPMVINNDSFAIDITLGNIPPEKQDSVFARLAGYLNIKKTDIDAKVAGYKKNSYTAIEIQSNVPFPIISNIAENSFDLPGVSWRSKPIRNYVETGSVSHIVGYVGDITKEELKELYNKGYTNTSIIGKTGIEKEYDELLQGKNGTESRTVDAKGRLIAEKPVIKPPVSGRDLILTVDTRIQKLAEQALGERVGAVVVLKPSNGEILAMVSYPYFDPNIFNANNAAAFKLLADDSRKPLINRAVNAVYPPASTFKTIMTIALLAEGNLPPDKKIECKGIMDYGDRKFHCHVKPPGHGFMDLKHALAQSCNIYFWTAGRDYLGVDKISFYATEFGLGKKLGIDLPVSETGFIPTAQWKERRYHEKWLGGDTMSMSIGQGYTLVTPLHIANVMAMFVNEGTIYKPHLLKEVRDPVTQEIVQRVKPEVLHRADIDKNVWKTMQEYLRFMVTNGSAQVVLMRNKAVDIAGKTGTAEVNGFDKSWHSWFVGYGPYGAAPEDTVVVCVLVEAVNPWEWWAPYASTILFQGIFANQTYDEALDALHFRYLVKPSGRQE, encoded by the coding sequence ATGCAGGTTACCAATCGTTCTTTCGATCTTAAAAACCGTCCGGGCAGCGCAAAAAAGAAAAATTACGTCACCTTGGCGTTTGCACTCGTAATTACGGCAACCTTTGCCGTGTATACTTTAAAACTTTTTTCCATGCAGGTAATCGAGGGGACGCAATACCGAAAACAGTCGCGCACGATTTCTCAGCAAGTCAGAGTGATTCCCGCCCAGCGCGGGGAAATCTTCGACCGGAATGCAACCGTGCCCATGGTTATAAACAACGACTCGTTCGCGATAGACATAACGCTCGGCAATATTCCGCCCGAAAAACAGGACAGCGTGTTTGCCCGCCTTGCCGGCTATTTGAATATAAAAAAAACGGACATAGACGCGAAAGTTGCCGGTTACAAAAAGAATTCCTATACGGCGATAGAAATACAGTCGAATGTGCCGTTTCCGATTATATCGAATATAGCCGAAAACAGTTTCGACTTGCCCGGCGTAAGCTGGCGCTCAAAACCCATACGCAATTACGTTGAAACGGGATCCGTATCGCATATTGTCGGCTATGTCGGCGATATTACCAAAGAAGAATTAAAAGAACTGTACAATAAGGGTTATACGAATACGAGCATTATCGGAAAAACGGGAATCGAAAAAGAGTACGACGAATTGCTGCAGGGCAAAAACGGAACGGAATCGCGCACGGTCGACGCAAAAGGCCGCCTTATAGCCGAAAAGCCCGTTATAAAGCCTCCGGTGAGCGGACGTGATTTGATTTTAACGGTCGACACACGAATCCAAAAACTTGCCGAACAAGCGCTCGGCGAGCGGGTAGGGGCGGTTGTTGTTTTAAAACCTTCAAATGGCGAAATTCTTGCGATGGTTTCGTATCCGTATTTCGATCCGAACATATTTAATGCGAACAATGCCGCCGCTTTTAAACTGCTTGCGGATGACAGTCGAAAACCGCTTATAAATCGCGCGGTAAATGCCGTATATCCACCCGCATCCACATTTAAAACAATTATGACAATCGCGCTTTTGGCCGAAGGCAATCTGCCGCCCGATAAAAAAATCGAGTGTAAGGGTATTATGGACTACGGCGACCGAAAATTCCACTGCCACGTCAAGCCCCCGGGACACGGTTTTATGGACTTAAAACATGCCCTTGCGCAGTCATGCAACATATACTTTTGGACCGCCGGGCGCGACTATTTGGGAGTCGACAAAATTTCGTTTTATGCAACCGAATTCGGCTTAGGCAAAAAATTGGGAATCGATTTGCCGGTTTCCGAAACGGGATTTATTCCGACCGCGCAATGGAAAGAGCGGCGCTATCACGAAAAATGGCTCGGCGGCGATACGATGAGTATGTCGATAGGGCAGGGCTACACGCTCGTAACGCCGCTGCATATTGCAAACGTTATGGCAATGTTTGTAAACGAAGGAACCATCTATAAACCGCATTTGTTAAAAGAAGTTCGGGACCCGGTTACGCAGGAAATCGTGCAACGCGTAAAGCCCGAAGTTCTGCACCGTGCCGATATCGATAAAAACGTGTGGAAAACCATGCAGGAATATTTGCGCTTTATGGTTACAAACGGTTCGGCGCAAGTCGTCTTAATGCGCAACAAAGCCGTCGATATTGCCGGAAAGACGGGAACGGCGGAAGTAAACGGTTTCGATAAAAGCTGGCACTCGTGGTTTGTCGGCTACGGTCCGTACGGCGCGGCACCGGAAGATACGGTTGTCGTGTGCGTACTCGTTGAAGCCGTCAACCCATGGGAATGGTGGGCCCCTTATGCATCGACCATTCTTTTCCAAGGCATCTTCGCCAATCAAACATACGACGAAGCTTTGGATGCCCTGCATTTCAGATACCTAGTAAAACCGTCCGGCAGGCAGGAATAA
- a CDS encoding tetratricopeptide repeat protein, giving the protein MMEERYTVTVKRKTKLPRIAAVSAASVVFCLIVFFTVRSIVKNASRTPVSAELERLWRANDYPAVYELAGTVLAETPFQNRALTYRGYASFFLALSQTDPQQAQEYIDTAINSLRLSLMNAKKSLKPQLSYMLGKAYFHKNVLSAYHYYADSAVRYLTDALASGYTADDIYEYLGLSYADLGMTNESIAAFTEALSSNGSDTLLLAIARQYYKNGQSEAAKPYLYRIKNTSTDEVFVLTCAQLLGDIYISEQNFEDAKAEFEAILKKDPNAADAYYGLGLVYEHEGDLIKARSYWRKALKAQVNHSGALEKMDSKR; this is encoded by the coding sequence ATGATGGAAGAAAGATACACGGTAACAGTAAAAAGAAAAACGAAACTTCCGCGTATTGCCGCCGTTTCGGCCGCTTCCGTCGTATTCTGCCTGATTGTTTTTTTTACGGTACGTTCGATTGTAAAGAACGCTTCGCGCACACCCGTTTCCGCCGAATTGGAGCGGCTTTGGCGGGCAAACGATTATCCGGCCGTGTATGAACTTGCCGGTACCGTACTGGCAGAAACGCCCTTTCAAAACCGCGCATTGACGTACCGCGGCTATGCGTCGTTTTTTTTGGCGCTTTCCCAAACAGACCCGCAGCAAGCGCAGGAATACATCGATACGGCAATCAATTCCCTCCGATTATCTCTTATGAACGCCAAAAAAAGCCTCAAGCCTCAGCTTTCATACATGCTCGGAAAAGCGTATTTTCATAAAAACGTGCTTTCGGCCTATCATTATTACGCGGACTCGGCCGTACGGTATTTGACAGACGCCCTCGCTTCGGGGTACACTGCTGATGACATATATGAATATTTGGGCTTAAGCTACGCGGATTTGGGTATGACAAACGAAAGCATCGCGGCCTTTACCGAAGCGTTATCGTCGAACGGATCGGACACTTTGCTTTTGGCCATTGCCCGCCAATATTATAAAAACGGTCAAAGCGAAGCGGCAAAACCTTATTTGTACCGGATAAAAAATACCAGTACCGATGAAGTATTTGTGCTTACCTGCGCCCAGCTTTTAGGCGATATTTATATCAGTGAACAAAATTTTGAAGACGCGAAAGCGGAATTTGAAGCGATTTTAAAAAAAGATCCGAATGCGGCCGATGCGTACTACGGTTTGGGACTCGTGTATGAGCATGAAGGCGATTTGATAAAAGCCCGCTCGTATTGGCGAAAAGCCTTAAAAGCTCAGGTAAATCATTCGGGAGCTTTGGAAAAAATGGATTCAAAAAGATAA